The following proteins come from a genomic window of Alicyclobacillus dauci:
- a CDS encoding 5-formyltetrahydrofolate cyclo-ligase yields MSVDDEKAYLRRRLKQARISLTETERHVSELRICQSVECMGLSSLSGSDSPADIVICMYAATQGEVDISRVFPLFRANGLRIAFPLVTREGHMDMVEVHSLDDLSPGRYGILEPSRDAPRIWPQDVTMIFVPGVAFTASGFRLGYGGGYYDRYLKRVRPTATTVGVGFRFQVQGELPVGAYDVPLRYVITEQGVLDCKTEI; encoded by the coding sequence TTGTCAGTTGATGACGAAAAGGCATATTTGCGGCGCAGACTGAAACAAGCTAGGATAAGTTTAACAGAAACTGAGAGACACGTGTCAGAGCTTCGGATTTGCCAATCAGTCGAGTGCATGGGTCTCTCTTCTTTGTCTGGCAGTGATTCACCCGCTGATATCGTCATTTGCATGTATGCAGCGACCCAGGGTGAAGTTGACATTTCTCGTGTTTTTCCACTTTTTCGGGCGAATGGTTTACGTATCGCTTTTCCACTCGTCACCCGTGAAGGTCACATGGATATGGTCGAGGTTCACTCCCTGGATGATCTTTCGCCCGGAAGATATGGGATTCTTGAGCCTTCTCGCGACGCACCGAGAATTTGGCCCCAGGATGTGACGATGATCTTTGTACCTGGTGTTGCCTTTACGGCTTCCGGATTCCGCCTGGGCTATGGCGGAGGGTATTATGACAGGTATCTCAAGAGGGTTCGTCCAACTGCTACCACCGTTGGCGTCGGATTCCGCTTCCAAGTGCAGGGTGAATTACCAGTGGGTGCATACGATGTGCCTTTGCGCTATGTCATCACAGAGCAGGGTGTGCTGGATTGCAAGACAGAGATATAG
- a CDS encoding phosphatase PAP2 family protein, with translation MATPDFPLPKSLSWQYHFILWIQSFHVTWVDNVATVLSYLGTDSFYMFVLPVVFLAVSRKNGLRLAYVFLTSMFFNAWLKSALHIARPIGVPGIRSGYISSATGLSMPSGHAQGTMTLFVALSRWFSRKWIMWVGVVLVFGIGFSRVHLGLHWPMDILVGWGLGLFLGSAGWIIGRWWSYRGIPFQLALFFSIIFPAVLLYFNHDPLGSEYATFMFAIGTGSTLERKYVHCDLDGRWWKRICAAVIGLGGMVAIQWILQNHLLDLPWRLVRDLLIGWWTTILAPWLFLKIDLYKSEETSSFVS, from the coding sequence ATGGCGACCCCCGACTTTCCCCTGCCAAAGAGTCTCTCATGGCAGTACCATTTCATTCTATGGATTCAATCATTCCACGTTACGTGGGTGGATAACGTGGCGACAGTGCTATCTTATCTAGGGACCGACTCATTCTACATGTTTGTGCTACCCGTTGTCTTTCTTGCAGTCAGTCGCAAGAATGGTTTGCGTCTAGCCTACGTATTTCTCACCAGTATGTTCTTCAACGCATGGTTGAAATCTGCTTTACATATCGCACGCCCAATCGGTGTACCAGGTATTCGATCCGGTTATATCAGTTCCGCTACCGGCTTGTCGATGCCAAGTGGGCACGCGCAAGGAACGATGACCCTCTTTGTAGCACTCAGTCGCTGGTTCTCCCGCAAATGGATCATGTGGGTCGGCGTCGTGCTCGTCTTCGGCATCGGGTTTTCCCGTGTCCATTTAGGACTACACTGGCCCATGGACATTCTTGTTGGTTGGGGACTTGGGCTATTTCTCGGAAGTGCAGGGTGGATCATTGGTCGCTGGTGGAGCTATCGCGGTATTCCCTTTCAGTTGGCACTGTTTTTTTCCATTATTTTTCCTGCGGTGCTCCTCTATTTCAATCACGATCCCCTCGGCTCCGAGTACGCAACGTTCATGTTTGCCATTGGCACCGGTTCCACGCTTGAACGGAAATATGTCCACTGTGATCTTGATGGCCGGTGGTGGAAACGAATTTGTGCGGCAGTGATCGGCCTTGGTGGTATGGTTGCGATACAATGGATATTACAGAACCATCTGTTAGATTTGCCCTGGCGCCTTGTTCGTGACCTGCTCATCGGCTGGTGGACGACGATTTTAGCGCCATGGCTCTTTTTGAAAATCGATCTGTACAAGTCAGAGGAGACAAGCAGCTTTGTCAGTTGA
- the abc-f gene encoding ribosomal protection-like ABC-F family protein, with the protein MIVLQVSHLKKSYDTVDVLHDASLIVRVGDRVGLVGGNGAGKSTLVRIITGEEEPDAGQVTTREGTTIGYVSQFVDTPDDVTVYAFVAKAREHLENMERELRRLEIQMADPAVYEDADRFEQVSRQYDDLTRKFNDAGGYAWQADIRRVLAGLQFPSEMHQRSVSSLSGGQKTRLSLARLLATQPTLLVLDEPTNYLDTETLTWLEQFLKGYQGSILVVSHDRYFLDEVTNQTVELENGVTTSYTGNYDSYMEQKEAAKILQAKQFMHQQEEIANLEMFVAKNLARASTTKRAQSRRKMLERMERIEKPTGEAARVHLALSADRPSGRDVLQVQDLSIGYGQTVLSKNINFRLERGMRMAILGPNGMGKSTLLKTLLRQLPPVSGHFVVGQHVQIGYYDQEQSDLDESKTVLGHVWDEHPAMDRTTLRSALAQFLFRGDDVEKPVSGLSGGERSRLNLCRLMLQRANTLFMDEPTNHLDIPSKEALEDSLLDYDGTLLFISHDRYFIDAIATHVGVLSADGLTLYIGNYTDYREKVAENERMAAIEAAESSGQSSSVLKAERGAKDTATNAGTAASPRRRIRSSDVRKAQEAVTKWENAAADCEHALEATATLLSEAAQQQDLERIYALEAKLQELQDEHEKALESWEQASIELEQLQSELEQENG; encoded by the coding sequence ATGATTGTTTTGCAAGTGAGTCACCTAAAAAAGAGTTACGACACGGTCGATGTACTTCATGATGCTTCCCTGATTGTCCGCGTTGGTGACCGGGTCGGACTGGTCGGGGGCAATGGTGCCGGTAAATCAACTCTCGTTCGCATCATTACGGGAGAAGAAGAACCAGATGCCGGCCAAGTTACTACCCGTGAAGGGACAACCATTGGGTACGTGTCGCAATTTGTCGATACGCCAGACGACGTGACGGTGTACGCATTTGTCGCCAAGGCACGCGAGCATCTTGAAAACATGGAACGTGAGTTGCGACGCCTGGAAATCCAGATGGCCGATCCGGCGGTGTACGAAGATGCGGATCGCTTTGAACAGGTGAGCCGGCAATACGACGATTTGACGCGGAAATTCAACGATGCAGGTGGATACGCATGGCAGGCGGATATCCGCCGTGTCCTCGCGGGACTGCAATTTCCTTCAGAGATGCACCAGCGCAGCGTCTCGTCCTTGAGTGGTGGCCAAAAAACGAGGCTGTCCCTTGCTCGTTTGCTGGCCACTCAGCCAACGCTGCTTGTTCTGGACGAGCCTACAAACTACTTGGACACGGAAACCCTGACCTGGCTCGAACAGTTCCTCAAAGGTTATCAAGGCAGTATCCTCGTTGTGTCGCATGATAGGTATTTCCTGGACGAAGTGACGAACCAAACGGTGGAATTGGAAAACGGGGTCACGACCAGTTACACAGGGAATTACGACAGTTACATGGAGCAAAAAGAAGCGGCGAAAATTCTACAAGCGAAACAGTTCATGCACCAACAGGAGGAAATCGCGAATCTGGAGATGTTCGTCGCCAAAAACCTTGCGCGGGCCTCAACGACGAAGCGAGCTCAGAGTCGACGAAAGATGTTAGAGCGGATGGAACGCATTGAAAAGCCAACTGGTGAAGCAGCGCGTGTCCACTTGGCACTGTCCGCCGACCGGCCATCAGGGCGAGACGTCCTACAAGTCCAGGACTTAAGCATCGGCTATGGACAGACAGTCTTGTCGAAAAACATCAACTTCCGACTGGAACGCGGCATGAGAATGGCCATTTTGGGCCCCAACGGCATGGGTAAAAGCACGCTCTTAAAAACCTTGCTGCGACAACTGCCACCTGTGTCTGGACATTTTGTCGTCGGCCAGCACGTGCAGATTGGTTACTACGACCAAGAGCAGTCCGATCTCGACGAATCCAAAACCGTTCTCGGCCACGTCTGGGATGAGCATCCGGCGATGGATCGCACCACACTTCGAAGTGCACTGGCGCAATTTTTATTTCGCGGGGACGATGTGGAAAAACCAGTCTCAGGGCTCAGCGGCGGTGAACGCAGTCGACTCAATCTCTGCCGCCTGATGTTACAACGGGCCAACACGCTGTTCATGGACGAACCGACAAACCACTTGGATATCCCGAGCAAGGAAGCGCTTGAGGACTCACTTCTCGACTACGATGGAACGCTGCTCTTCATCTCGCATGACAGGTACTTTATCGACGCCATCGCCACGCATGTGGGCGTGTTGTCTGCAGACGGACTCACATTGTATATCGGGAACTACACGGACTACCGAGAAAAAGTCGCAGAAAACGAACGAATGGCTGCTATTGAAGCTGCTGAGTCGTCAGGGCAATCCAGTTCTGTTTTGAAAGCTGAGCGAGGAGCTAAGGACACCGCGACAAACGCAGGGACTGCTGCGTCTCCTCGTCGCCGCATCCGATCCTCCGATGTGAGAAAAGCTCAAGAAGCCGTAACAAAGTGGGAAAATGCTGCTGCTGACTGTGAGCACGCCTTGGAGGCGACGGCAACGCTGCTAAGCGAGGCCGCACAGCAGCAGGACTTAGAACGAATTTATGCACTCGAGGCGAAACTCCAAGAGCTTCAAGATGAGCACGAAAAAGCTCTGGAATCGTGGGAGCAAGCATCCATCGAACTGGAGCAACTGCAATCGGAATTGGAGCAAGAAAACGGCTGA
- the tsaD gene encoding tRNA (adenosine(37)-N6)-threonylcarbamoyltransferase complex transferase subunit TsaD, with product MIILGIETSCDETSAALVRDGRNLLAEVTATQMEVHAAFGGVVPEVASRRHVTDITRVVDKVFVDAGLTLGDVDAIAVTCGPGLLGSLLVGVSAAKGYALASGKPLLGIHHIAGHVAAATIESDVRPPFLCLVVSGGHTELLVVDEAFRFTKLGGTRDDAAGEAFDKVGRLIGLAYPGGPKVDRLADEGNPHAYEFPRALLDDGAYDFSFSGLKSAVNNELTKRRNRREEIQVADVCASFRAAVIDVLMDKTARAVEETGLRQVVVAGGVAANRGLRSAMQTYQQSTGVRVVFPPLKWCTDNAAMIASAAFYKAVQGFQSDLSLNAYAQLSLDTWQTW from the coding sequence TTGATCATCTTGGGAATTGAGACGAGTTGCGATGAGACGTCAGCCGCACTCGTTCGCGACGGACGGAATTTGCTCGCGGAAGTCACCGCAACGCAAATGGAAGTCCACGCTGCCTTTGGCGGTGTTGTTCCAGAAGTCGCATCGAGGCGTCATGTGACGGATATCACGCGCGTTGTGGACAAGGTATTTGTAGACGCCGGGTTGACGCTTGGCGATGTGGACGCCATTGCCGTGACCTGCGGTCCTGGTCTTCTCGGGTCATTGCTCGTGGGTGTGTCTGCGGCAAAAGGCTACGCGTTGGCGAGTGGAAAACCACTTCTCGGGATCCATCACATCGCAGGTCACGTGGCAGCGGCGACGATTGAGTCGGACGTCCGCCCACCATTTCTGTGTCTAGTTGTATCTGGGGGCCACACAGAACTACTCGTTGTCGACGAGGCGTTCCGTTTCACGAAACTGGGTGGAACGCGGGACGACGCGGCCGGTGAGGCGTTTGACAAAGTGGGCCGACTCATTGGGCTGGCCTATCCAGGCGGCCCCAAAGTAGATAGGCTGGCGGATGAAGGAAATCCGCACGCGTATGAGTTTCCCCGAGCACTGCTCGATGATGGTGCATACGACTTCAGTTTTAGCGGTCTGAAGTCGGCTGTCAACAATGAGTTGACGAAGCGCAGAAATCGTCGGGAAGAAATTCAAGTCGCGGATGTGTGTGCGAGTTTTCGTGCGGCGGTCATTGACGTGCTGATGGACAAGACTGCGCGGGCCGTGGAGGAGACGGGTCTCCGCCAAGTCGTCGTGGCAGGTGGAGTTGCCGCCAATCGGGGTCTTCGATCCGCCATGCAGACGTACCAACAATCCACTGGTGTGCGCGTCGTCTTTCCGCCCCTCAAGTGGTGTACGGATAATGCGGCGATGATCGCTTCTGCTGCGTTTTACAAGGCAGTGCAGGGGTTCCAGAGCGATCTGTCACTCAATGCATACGCTCAGTTGTCCTTGGACACCTGGCAGACATGGTGA
- the rimI gene encoding ribosomal protein S18-alanine N-acetyltransferase → MNNFDEGKLVIRRMLLQDLDQVLQVEHRSFTAPWSRQAFLGELVENRLARYVVAEYDGRIAGYGGLWLIMDEGHVTNIAVDPDFRGLKLGDRLLRTLMSMCAASGGRKMTLEVRVSNTVAQNLYHKYGFERVGLRKGYYTDNKEDAIIMWADLPPIETPSVGGEIV, encoded by the coding sequence ATGAACAACTTCGATGAGGGGAAATTGGTCATTCGTCGCATGCTCCTCCAGGACTTGGACCAAGTTTTGCAAGTTGAACACCGATCCTTCACCGCACCGTGGTCACGCCAGGCGTTCCTGGGAGAACTCGTGGAAAATCGGTTGGCTCGCTATGTCGTGGCAGAGTACGACGGGAGAATCGCTGGATATGGCGGATTGTGGCTCATTATGGACGAAGGTCACGTGACAAACATCGCCGTCGATCCCGATTTCCGCGGACTGAAACTCGGCGACCGACTCCTTCGGACATTGATGTCCATGTGCGCAGCGAGTGGTGGCCGAAAAATGACCCTGGAAGTTCGCGTGTCCAATACGGTAGCCCAAAATCTGTATCACAAATACGGATTTGAGCGGGTGGGGCTGCGCAAGGGATACTACACGGACAACAAAGAAGATGCCATCATTATGTGGGCGGACTTGCCGCCTATTGAAACCCCGTCCGTTGGAGGAGAAATAGTTTGA
- the tsaB gene encoding tRNA (adenosine(37)-N6)-threonylcarbamoyltransferase complex dimerization subunit type 1 TsaB: MDTATDAMGVGVGSADGVLASGVVQRVLRGHSRLLQPSAQFVMRSAGLRMQDLTMIGVGIGPGSYTGVRMAVATGKAMAHALAVPLTTVPTLDAVAVAAAMGHGQQISSGEDGATDVLVMLFARRHRAYGAWFRFQGGQLVARQDAAVHEIREWIHGNTLEAKSSPLVVHDLPAGEMSPFQELGDDLCRVVHWRDVSALLPAALLRLTASGRYPTFQGDDVHTVEPDYALPVEAEAKLQARRAGGERP; the protein is encoded by the coding sequence ATGGATACGGCTACCGATGCCATGGGCGTCGGTGTGGGGTCGGCGGATGGCGTACTGGCAAGCGGCGTCGTTCAGCGCGTTTTGCGGGGGCATTCACGCCTGCTACAGCCATCTGCGCAATTCGTGATGCGATCCGCCGGACTGCGCATGCAGGACCTGACGATGATTGGTGTGGGAATCGGGCCGGGATCGTACACGGGGGTGCGCATGGCCGTCGCAACGGGAAAGGCGATGGCGCATGCGCTAGCCGTTCCGCTCACCACGGTTCCCACATTAGACGCTGTCGCGGTGGCGGCTGCAATGGGCCATGGGCAACAAATTTCATCCGGTGAAGATGGCGCGACGGACGTCTTAGTCATGCTGTTCGCACGGCGGCATAGGGCGTACGGGGCGTGGTTTCGGTTCCAAGGGGGGCAACTGGTTGCACGCCAGGACGCCGCGGTTCACGAGATTCGCGAGTGGATTCACGGCAACACGCTGGAAGCAAAGTCGAGTCCTCTTGTCGTTCACGATTTACCTGCTGGGGAAATGAGTCCGTTTCAGGAACTTGGAGACGATCTGTGCCGTGTCGTGCACTGGAGAGATGTCTCCGCGTTGTTGCCCGCCGCGCTCCTCAGGTTGACTGCCAGTGGCCGTTATCCGACATTTCAAGGGGATGACGTCCACACCGTGGAACCGGATTACGCATTGCCTGTGGAAGCTGAAGCAAAATTGCAAGCACGTCGAGCGGGGGGCGAACGACCATGA
- the tsaE gene encoding tRNA (adenosine(37)-N6)-threonylcarbamoyltransferase complex ATPase subunit type 1 TsaE, which yields MNGQWQLHTTSPEQTRELGRCLGELLQAGDMILLQGDLGVGKTHFAQGIGVGLDIGEPLTSPTFTLVAEYDGRLPLTHMDLYRLYADESDENEVLSERTLTQIAFDDYLDGERVVLIEWPTGVRSYLDDYLFVAFSYGDTEDAPNDRNIVVTAEGNGATERLREWVSAWPLS from the coding sequence ATGAACGGACAATGGCAGTTACACACCACGTCGCCGGAACAAACGCGCGAGTTGGGGAGATGTCTCGGTGAGCTGCTGCAAGCAGGGGACATGATTCTCCTCCAAGGCGATCTCGGTGTGGGCAAAACGCATTTTGCGCAAGGGATCGGGGTGGGTCTCGACATTGGGGAGCCCCTGACGAGCCCCACGTTTACATTGGTGGCGGAGTATGACGGGCGCCTGCCCTTAACACATATGGATCTGTACCGGTTGTATGCGGACGAAAGTGACGAAAATGAGGTCCTCAGTGAACGAACGTTGACGCAGATCGCGTTTGACGATTACCTCGACGGGGAGCGGGTCGTTCTCATCGAGTGGCCAACTGGAGTCCGCAGCTACCTGGACGACTACTTGTTCGTCGCGTTCTCGTATGGCGATACAGAGGACGCGCCGAATGACCGAAATATCGTCGTCACTGCAGAGGGCAACGGGGCTACGGAACGGCTGCGAGAGTGGGTGAGTGCATGGCCATTATCGTGA
- the thiL gene encoding thiamine-phosphate kinase, with amino-acid sequence MDEFQLIKSLTGRLPTPHQDVQVGVGDDAAVVRATSPLVMTTDTMVEGVHFLPTTITDYNLGYKSLAVSVSDIAAMGGKPRFALVSLAIPPGWDENRLGQLYDGFREITERFGCDVIGGDVVSTSGPFVVTTTVIGEAERPILRSGAQPGDVLFVTGMLGGSSAGLEVLQGITSVSHIGQALLAQRHQHPEPRVAVGHLCAEIGVHALNDISDGLASELNEISAASHVRCVVHAEQIPVMPEVKELARSKRVNPLGYALYGGEDYELLGAAPPRVFARLLTAASMINVPIRQIGRCEAGDGVVMRDETGRLAVIEAKGYNHFKRDTDVDTDRL; translated from the coding sequence ATGGATGAGTTTCAGTTAATCAAATCGCTCACGGGACGGCTTCCAACGCCACATCAAGATGTTCAGGTCGGTGTCGGAGATGATGCGGCGGTTGTCCGTGCCACTTCACCGCTCGTGATGACGACGGACACGATGGTTGAGGGGGTTCATTTTCTTCCCACGACCATCACCGACTACAACTTGGGTTACAAGTCCCTCGCTGTCTCCGTTAGCGATATTGCTGCCATGGGTGGAAAGCCGCGATTCGCCCTTGTGTCTTTGGCCATCCCGCCAGGCTGGGACGAAAATAGACTGGGACAGTTGTATGACGGTTTTCGCGAGATCACAGAACGGTTTGGGTGTGACGTCATCGGGGGCGATGTCGTTTCGACGAGCGGGCCATTCGTGGTCACCACCACGGTGATCGGCGAGGCGGAGCGGCCCATCTTACGATCCGGCGCCCAACCCGGAGACGTCCTGTTTGTGACGGGCATGCTTGGCGGATCGAGTGCGGGACTGGAAGTCTTGCAGGGGATCACGAGTGTGTCGCACATCGGACAGGCTCTCTTGGCTCAGCGACACCAGCATCCGGAACCGCGAGTGGCTGTTGGGCATCTGTGCGCAGAGATTGGCGTTCATGCGCTCAATGATATCAGTGACGGACTGGCCAGTGAGCTGAACGAAATATCGGCTGCCAGTCACGTGCGGTGTGTTGTCCATGCGGAACAGATTCCAGTAATGCCCGAAGTGAAGGAACTCGCTCGCAGCAAACGGGTGAACCCACTTGGCTATGCACTGTACGGCGGTGAGGACTACGAGTTGCTCGGGGCAGCCCCGCCGAGGGTGTTTGCGCGGTTGCTGACGGCCGCGTCGATGATTAACGTGCCCATTCGGCAAATCGGTCGTTGCGAAGCAGGGGATGGTGTCGTCATGCGAGATGAGACGGGTCGGCTAGCCGTAATTGAAGCCAAGGGATACAATCACTTCAAGCGGGACACGGATGTAGATACGGATAGATTGTGA
- a CDS encoding DedA family protein yields the protein MDQLLIWIQHITSAIVSLGYPGVYVALVLEGLGLPFPGDGFLAFYGYAISEGDMNVIAVLCISSLGYFTGVSIVFGLTRRFGKMLLDPLYRLRVLQASRMDHTSSLMEKYGALILIPGRFLPGIRSLSTFAAALSEMTYSTFTFYTIIGSVAWCGAWIGLGFWFGENVQELLAHVQTSLMWFTIVIFVLLALVWMVKRMQRKIDHRSEK from the coding sequence ATGGACCAGCTTTTAATATGGATTCAGCATATCACGTCAGCCATCGTCTCACTCGGGTATCCAGGGGTATATGTGGCCTTAGTCCTCGAAGGCCTTGGTCTGCCCTTTCCAGGCGACGGTTTTCTGGCCTTTTACGGATATGCGATATCGGAAGGCGACATGAACGTGATTGCGGTTTTATGCATCAGCTCATTAGGCTATTTCACAGGCGTGTCCATCGTCTTTGGACTGACAAGGCGCTTTGGTAAAATGCTGCTCGATCCGCTCTACCGCCTACGCGTCCTCCAAGCTTCCCGCATGGACCATACGTCGTCTCTGATGGAGAAATACGGTGCACTCATTCTGATTCCCGGACGCTTTCTCCCCGGTATCCGATCACTCAGCACCTTCGCAGCAGCACTCAGCGAAATGACGTACAGTACGTTTACGTTCTACACCATCATCGGGTCCGTTGCGTGGTGCGGCGCTTGGATTGGACTCGGCTTCTGGTTCGGCGAAAACGTGCAGGAGCTACTCGCACACGTCCAAACTTCCCTCATGTGGTTCACAATTGTCATATTCGTCCTTCTTGCGTTAGTCTGGATGGTGAAGCGAATGCAAAGGAAGATCGATCACAGGAGTGAAAAGTAA
- a CDS encoding DUF1450 domain-containing protein: MRIEWCVHNERFGTRSVITDTVSAAAPDTSIRRFSCLEECDLCCRNPFVLIDNICISAPDAESLGAKISDEIAKRG; this comes from the coding sequence ATGCGGATAGAGTGGTGTGTGCACAACGAGAGGTTCGGAACACGATCCGTCATAACAGACACCGTTTCCGCGGCGGCACCCGACACATCCATACGACGTTTCTCGTGCTTGGAGGAATGCGATCTCTGTTGCCGCAACCCATTTGTCCTGATCGACAACATCTGTATCAGCGCCCCCGACGCCGAATCACTTGGTGCGAAGATAAGCGACGAGATCGCAAAAAGGGGCTGA
- a CDS encoding DUF2922 domain-containing protein produces the protein MTTKVALHLSFMTDQNKKVNLSIPSPKQPIDPAAVDNALQTIVNKNVFVFPQGRIVSALPAQQIQTDTTTIS, from the coding sequence GTGACAACAAAAGTAGCGCTTCATCTATCGTTCATGACGGATCAGAACAAGAAAGTGAATCTCAGTATTCCCAGTCCAAAGCAGCCGATCGATCCGGCCGCTGTCGACAATGCGTTACAGACTATCGTTAATAAGAATGTATTCGTGTTTCCACAGGGGCGTATCGTCAGTGCGTTGCCGGCACAGCAGATTCAAACGGACACGACGACTATCTCGTAA
- a CDS encoding DUF1659 domain-containing protein yields MAQTTPVSRVLQIQLQTGTLANGQPKVTSHNYANVAMDSVDDDLLAVGQAIAALYADPLVQITRQDQVAISANSSTSTT; encoded by the coding sequence ATGGCACAAACCACACCAGTCAGCCGCGTGCTGCAAATTCAACTGCAGACCGGTACGTTGGCAAATGGTCAGCCAAAGGTGACGAGTCACAACTATGCGAATGTGGCAATGGATTCGGTGGATGATGACTTGCTGGCGGTCGGGCAGGCAATTGCGGCACTTTATGCAGATCCGCTTGTCCAAATCACGAGGCAAGACCAGGTTGCCATCAGCGCCAACTCGTCTACCAGTACAACCTAA